CTGACGCTTGGGAATCGTCATCGTTCCATCAAGCCGGAAGAACCCATATCTAGTATCAAACACATGAATGCCAGTATAATAGCCAGTTTCAAATACTCACTTTTTGCTTCGGCAAAGTTTCTCGAATAGGTCGAGCGTTTGGGTATAGTTGCTGATCAACACGATCTTGTCATCGGTTTGAGTATGAATTTGATGCAAGAACCTGTTGGGCTATGACTCAAGGTCACGGAGGCCGCATTATATACAAGGACATACCTCTCCAAAACCAAGAATTTGCCGCTCCAGTCGCAGCGTACAGTTTGATTGCGTCCTCTGTCTTTTGCGCCACTTCCTGCCCCATTGAAACCTTCTGGTATTAGTTTTTCACTTCCTTTGAGGTCGTCGGGCAAATTAAGAAGTTCGGGATGGTTGCATAGTTTCTTCAGTATGTTAATAGCTTTTAGAGGTTGTGAGTCTTGTCCGCGAAGGAGCGCCTTGATTTCAGGAGAAGTGATAAAATGATTATAGAGGGATAGCTGGAAATCGGATAAGCCACAAAAGACAACTTGCTCGtatttgacaggcactgtAAATAAATATTAAGATTATACTCTGGAAAGGAAATATAAATTCCTTACAATATTTGGACAAAAGGTCGTTGGTTCTACGGATGATGAATTttgtgacaaggccacccAACTCCTTTAGTTTCTTTTCGCATTGGGCTTTGATTTCATCGCTTGCCAAAGAATCTCTTCCGCGTATAATTGCATTTTCGAAGTTTTTTCTAAAGTCATTCTTGGAGCCCAGGAAGTTGGGATTGGCAAAGTTGAGGAGAGAAAAATATTCGGAAAGATCGTTCTACAAAAGTAGTGTTAAAAAACGGCACTCCAATCAAAGAAGACAGCAAACTTGAATCGGCGTGCCAGTCAAAATGACGCGGCGCGAAACCTTCAAGCTGAATAGTGTTTGAAATGTTTGGGATTCTAGATACAGTGTTAACCCTTTACATCGAAAATCGCGGTGCAAACTGACATACCTGAATTCTTCAGTCTGTGTCCTTCGTCACAAAGTAATAAACCAATCTCGCAGTTTGCGATATATGGGGTCAGTGTGCGAAGAGTCTCATAAGATACAATCATTACTAAACAAAGTCGTTTAAAAAAGTTCGgaccaaaaaataaaaaatatacCTGGCTGCGTCACATTTCGTCCACGCGCTGCAACCCATCTGGCTACGCCTTCCAATAGTTGTGCCTTCGTTCCTTTCCCATCAACAGCAAGAGGTGTTATTGCATCTGGACCTAGCCATTTTACTATAGAATGATTAGCCTATGCCAAAGTGACGATAGAAACAAAGTTACCCAGTTCGTTGGCCCAGTTTTTAACCAAACTCGAGGGGCAGACAATGATGCACTTCTCTATCGTTGGCTTTCCTGCTCGTGGCGACTGCTTCAGCAAGGTCCATAAAAGTGCAATGCATTGTAAAGTTTTTCCCAGCCCCATTTCATCGGCCATAATGCAACCGTATTGGTTTTCGACAAGCATCCCAGTTGTACATTTGTACAGAAACTAGACGACCTTCAATTACAATCATATATAATACGCACATGGGAAATAGACCTACCTTGACACCTTCAACTTGATGTGGTCGAAGCACTTTGGAGAGCCTTGGATCAATGACCACTGGAACTTTGCTGACCTTGGCCTTGTCCGTTCCTTCTCCCAATAGCGATTTCAAACTCTTGTGCGGGTTATACATGCCTGCCATCTTCTCCCTGAGCTCTTTAGCTTCGCGTTCTTTAGcctcttccttctctctttccttcctttcctcgTCCGTTTCGCGATCGTCGATTGTTGGATCGTACAACACAATGGCGTGATCCTCCATAGGATCATGGAGTGGCCGGGGAATAATCTTAGCTGGTGGGCGAACGCCAAGAGAAGCGTGGGTAGGAAATAGAGTGATTTGCTTCCCATCCTTATTTACCATGGTCGGTAGAGAGAATCGACGAGAGCTGACCTCGTTGAATGGCTTTACCGAATACACCGGATACTTGGGTATCGCTGCGAGTAGGTCTGCCTCATTATGATACACTCCGTCTTTATCCATGGActtcttctgtttctttttagaATGCTCGGACTCGGATCCAGAGCCGTCCTCTACATCTTCCTTATATGAAACAGCGCGCTTTCGCTTACGCGACGGCTGGACATGCTTTGGAACTGCTAAAGTGGGTGGTTTGAACGGCTTATTGAGGCGTGTGCTATCTTGTAGACGATCCAATGTCTTTCCATCTGAGGTGGTAGGAATTCGACGTAGCATGTAGAAGAAATGCAAAGGTATCACCTTGATGGGTCAATTAGATATTGGAAGTCGACGTTATAAAGACCAATATGGTTACTGTCAACACAACGCGACGCGCGGTGACATTTAAGCACGTGACCGTGACTGCGACTTCCGAGTCCAACAGCAAGACGCATGCGGCGTGAAGACACTCAATTTATTTGAAATCGAATATTCATTTAACTTCTACTTTTCCAGGTAAAGAGGCGAGTTCCCAAGCGCAACAAATAGGGATATAGAAACATTGATATATAAAGCAGTTAATATGAGAGATACGTCGAAAAAGGAAGAATCACAAGAACTGGATAGTATGTTGAACTGAGCAATCATAGCGGCGAAAGGTTTAATTTTCCGCAATATAACTGGACCATCGTCTTTGATCTGCATTCGCTGTTGCATCTGCATAGCCGCTATAGTTTTCAATTTCCACCTGAACAATCAAAATTTTCGAGGGATCGTTCAAAAGCGAAGACGGTGTATTCAGTCGATGTGACAATAATGTATTGCCGCTAGAACAAAACACCAGTATGCGCACTCCGGCAACGGCAACAAACTATAAAAGCTCTTAGTCATACATGAATGAGGATTCTAATTTGCCCACTCACAATGTCGCCTGCTCCAAGGCGGGAGGAAAACCGTGTAAAATGTTTCGTCTCTTCGTCATTTGCATCCTGGTCCATATCAGCCAAGGCAAAAGCGCCTCCTGCACGAACTGTTCCAAGGAGCGTTATTGCTGCATTTGGATTGTAAAATTTTCCCGGTATCCCAGTGCCTCCAACCCTTAGGCTCATTGGGTTTGGCAAAGTAGCTGTCTCGTCCAAAAGGATAGGAATAGAAACCGAGGCGTCAAGAATCACAACTAGACGTGATGGTTTCGTTCTTTGTATAGTTAGTTTCCAAATCTGAAAATTGAACACAACAAAAAACTACTCACTGCTCTGGTATTTTAGTTGGATCGGAGCCTAGATTACTTCGTGGTTGTTAGAGGATCTTGGTAATGCCGTTTTCAACCACTTGAATATGCTAACTTACAATCGACCAAATATTGTAGATCCATTTCGTGTTTCAATAAATTCTGGTGCTCGACTATGGGTTTCAGGGGTAGATGTTTCGTCTGCCTGTTTTAAAATATCTGACGATAAACTACCGGAAATCAGACTACGACCGAAGAGAAATAAACCAAAAGTTACCTTGAATTACCATCGGGATTAAGTTGTTGTTGAACTTTTTCGCCATCAATCTCATCCTCGTCAAAGTCTGGGAGTTCAGCCGCTTTCGTATCAAAGCCTGCTAGTTGTAACAGCTCTGGTCCAGAAGGAGCAACTTCGGGCGCAGAAGTTTCTATCTCTTGGGTAGGCACATTGTCTGTAAGGTCAACAACATCGATTTCCTTAGTTGGGCTGCCTGCTGTCTCTCTTGAGTGTCTTCCCTTAATCGTTTTAAGGGAGCCTTTCTCAGAGATTAGGAGGGAACTGGTATTTTTTACTGGTCTTTTAAGTCCTGCAGACGATCGTCCCGGTCCAGGCCTTGCACGTTTGGCTTGATTAGTATCTACGCTTGATGAAGAAATTGTATTGAAGCGTTCGACGGCATGCGTTTTAGAAGGAATGGCATTTGGTATGCCCGTGGTCTCCGAATAATCGATCACCTTAACCAACGGATTGTCTGCTCGAGCGCGATGGAGCGGTAAATTTGTTTCTTGGGCCTTAACCAACTGCCCACGTGGCAATGCGTCCACCGACGATTGCTCTCCAAAATCTTTCACAGGGTTCGCAGAGGTTGAAGGATTCATCTCCACATCTGAGTCAGGGATAATTTCAGGAGATGGTATTTTAAGTGATTTTTTCTGTTTGCGAGTGGCAGATCCTTTGGCTTGACTGCTTTGTGTTTTACCGCCTTGATTTAGACGACGGTTGAGAGTCTCTTCCGAAGCGGGAATTTGTTGAGCTTGATGAGCTAAATCATTTCGTGTTAATCGCTGGGATTTTCGCGGACTCTCCAGTAACTCCGGGGAGCTGCGACGACGTTTCCCCGAGCTGCTGTGTACAGACAGTTCCACTTGTTCTGGTGAAGAGTTTGCTTTAGGTGAACCTGATTCAGGTTGGTCGTTTGTTGATTTACGTTTGGAGCGCTCTAAGAGGAGGAAAGGATTGAGAAGGTCATATATACGACGAGGAACTCTGGCTCACTGGGAGGCCCAATGGGACGAAAGGTTTCTCCTGACTTAAACAGTGACATATCGTTTCTATCTCTCCCATTTGTTCTCGCGCGTTCCCAAAATGCTTCTACCATGTCCTCAGAGCCAACAAATGACTCTGCTGGCTCCCACCTATATATTTCTCGATCGTTAGGTGAGTTAGCAAGTCTAAAAATCATTACTCGCGTATCATCTTCTGGCTTATAACCCTTCCACTGCAAGGAAATGAACCAGAATTTAAGGCTATGTTATCGTCAATAAGCCAGAGATATTCGCACCCTAACAAGATATTTCTATTATATGGAAAGATATTAGTGATATCATCTCTTAAGCAAAACTGTGAAACGTACCCAGACAAGTTTTGCCTTCTTTGATCGCGATGTAGGCTCTACGCGCGCCTCTCTGATGGACTCTATTGCAGATACGCGTTGGCTTCACTGGGAATTCAGATTCGAGAGAATGTCTTACCAACTTCATATTCCCCTTCTTGGTCGCTCATTGGTATTTCGCGAAAACTCCGTCGGGAAGAGATGATTGAAGTGGTTTCAAAGAATGCAGTTAGGAGAGAATGTCACCACACTCAACAATATACTACTTAGACACCACGTGGGAATCCCCCCTTTAACATTTGATCCCGGCTTCCTGGTAACTTTCTGGTCAGTGGTCAACAGCACGATATCACCATTTTGATTTACGTAGTAGACCATGAAATCCAATGGGCTATAGACAAGAGGTAGTCATCTAATTACATCTATATCATCCCATCTACCTTCGTTAATTTTCTTGAGCAATTCAGTAGACACAAAACAACCTCTCAAACCCAACACCTTCAAATGTCCCCATCGTACCCACTCAATCTTATCTAAGGCGTAAGTTGCACCTCCTACTGCATCGTTGAGCCAAAAATTAAACGATAGATCTAATACGGCGATTAATGGACATAGTTTTGGCAGTCGGTGAAGTGATACTGATGTAGGTAGGTTAATAAGAGCTAGGAGTGTTATTGAGGGCGGGAATGTCAACAATGTCGACGTGTATAATCGGGTGGATACAAGGACGATGGAACGCAAAGGCCGTTCAGACTCATCCTCTACTTCCCAGTCACGATCTACTTTCTCTGTATGAGAAGAATGACGCGCGTCTTGTGACGATGGCATTTGTCGCAGAAAATGGTCTTCTCGAAGATACGCCGTGGGGCCCATGACGATAATTTCACCGTCGGTATGGCCATTACTATTGAGCAGGGCATAAAGCTTCCATTCAGGTAGCGGTGCATGTATTGCACAATGGCGTATTAAATCGCGTCGAAGGTGGGGTGGTATGAATGGCACTACATCCTCCTGAAGTGCCTTGCTGTTTTTACATCCTGAAATTATCAATTGCATGCAAAGCAAGGCCAGAGAGGGAACCCGAGGCGAGTTCATAAAGTTGTCAAGATGCGGGGCGACAATATCCAATGCTTTTGCACGCCAAAGAAAAGTGTCCTTGATGTCATTTTCAGGTGCTGGAATCCAGCTTTTTGGAGGAGCTGGACCAGAATACAAAGGCAAAGGTCTCGATCTTCGCGTGCCTTCAGTGGAACCCGATTCGTCATATTCAGGAATCGTTAATCCTATAGGTAACGTAGGGGAGTTGGTATTAGGTATATATGAAAGATGTGAACGGGAATTGGTCAGATTTTGTGAATGACGGAACTGTTCTCCACTTGAGATGGAACAAAGGTTAGTTGGGAAACGAAAATTTGGAACTTGTGGTTTCGAGCTCGTACCGTAGGGTGTGCAAAAGTTGGTTTACTTCCCGAGTCGATTGCATGGATTGTGTATTATGATGGTATTGTGTCCCGCTTATTGCCACACATCGAGGGATTTTGAGCCAATGTAGCGTGACATGTAGTTATAATTAGTATAAACATGTCGTTTTTTTCATTATGTTCTCAGCAGGTCAACCGTCATTGTTGCAACAAGTTAAAATTTTGGCAGGTAGATGATATGCAACGAAGTCAAGAGTCTTTGGTATGCTCGTTCAATCGATGGTAATGATTATGGTGGTATTGTAATTGTTATCTAGATTATTCGAGGGGAAGGAAAGGACTCCTACGATAGGAGGGTGACTCAACAATTGAGGGCATCGTCTTTGCGAGTTCCACTGTTCCTGCAGGGAAGGGTAAGTCGTCTACACCTTTAGGAAGGACTTTCTCGTAAAGGCCTTTCGCCTGGTTGTGGCTACTCAAGGCGACCATCTTTTTCTTAGCGTCCCGGATGAGAACCTGGGCATCGTCTACTCCTGGAACTGTTCCTTTCACGAAAATGAGGTTGAGAGAGGTATCAATGCGAACGACCGGAAGATTTTGCGTTGTAATTCTCTTGTTTCCCATTCGACCTGCCATCTTTTTACCGGGAAATACTCGTCCAGGGTCCTAATAAAGATTTGTTTGAATGATTTAGAAGCTGAATGAATATATATTCCACCAACCTGATGTTGACCAGTCGAGCCGGAAGAACGATGTGATATAGATACACCATGAC
This Psilocybe cubensis strain MGC-MH-2018 chromosome 3, whole genome shotgun sequence DNA region includes the following protein-coding sequences:
- a CDS encoding DNA repair protein rhp54 — encoded protein: MQSTREVNQLLHTLRGEQFRHSQNLTNSRSHLSYIPNTNSPTLPIGLTIPEYDESGSTEGTRRSRPLPLYSGPAPPKSWIPAPENDIKDTFLWRAKALDIVAPHLDNFMNSPRVPSLALLCMQLIISGCKNSKALQEDVVPFIPPHLRRDLIRHCAIHAPLPEWKLYALLNSNGHTDGEIIVMGPTAYLREDHFLRQMPSSQDARHSSHTEKVDRDWEVEDESERPLRSIVLVSTRLYTSTLLTFPPSITLLALINLPTSVSLHRLPKLCPLIAVLDLSFNFWLNDAVGGATYALDKIEWVRWGHLKVLGLRGCFVSTELLKKINEGRWDDIDSIREARVEPTSRSKKAKLVWKYLVRWKGYKPEDDTRVMIFRLANSPNDREIYRWEPAESFVGSEDMVEAFWERARTNGRDRNDMSLFKSGETFRPIGPPKRSKRKSTNDQPESGSPKANSSPEQVELSVHSSSGKRRRSSPELLESPRKSQRLTRNDLAHQAQQIPASEETLNRRLNQGGKTQSSQAKGSATRKQKKSLKIPSPEIIPDSDVEMNPSTSANPVKDFGEQSSVDALPRGQLVKAQETNLPLHRARADNPLVKVIDYSETTGIPNAIPSKTHAVERFNTISSSSVDTNQAKRARPGPGRSSAGLKRPVKNTSSLLISEKGSLKTIKGRHSRETAGSPTKEIDVVDLTDNVPTQEIETSAPEVAPSGPELLQLAGFDTKAAELPDFDEDEIDGEKVQQQLNPDGNSSLSSDILKQADETSTPETHSRAPEFIETRNGSTIFGRFNLGSDPTKIPEQTKPSRLVVILDASVSIPILLDETATLPNPMSLRVGGTGIPGKFYNPNAAITLLGTVRAGGAFALADMDQDANDEETKHFTRFSSRLGAGDIFVAVAGVIPLHFFYMLRRIPTTSDGKTLDRLQDSTRLNKPFKPPTLAVPKHVQPSRKRKRAVSYKEDVEDGSGSESEHSKKKQKKSMDKDGVYHNEADLLAAIPKYPVYSVKPFNEVSSRRFSLPTMVNKDGKQITLFPTHASLGVRPPAKIIPRPLHDPMEDHAIVLYDPTIDDRETDEERKEREKEEAKEREAKELREKMAGMYNPHKSLKSLLGEGTDKAKVSKVPVVIDPRLSKVLRPHQVEGVKFLYKCTTGMLVENQYGCIMADEMGLGKTLQCIALLWTLLKQSPRAGKPTIEKCIIVCPSSLVKNWANELVKWLGPDAITPLAVDGKGTKAQLLEGVARWVAARGRNVTQPVMIVSYETLRTLTPYIANCEIGLLLCDEGHRLKNSESQTFQTLFSLKVSRRVILTGTPIQNDLSEYFSLLNFANPNFLGSKNDFRKNFENAIIRGRDSLASDEIKAQCEKKLKELGGLVTKFIIRRTNDLLSKYLPVKYEQVVFCGLSDFQLSLYNHFITSPEIKALLRGQDSQPLKAINILKKLCNHPELLNLPDDLKGSEKLIPEGFNGAGSGAKDRGRNQTVRCDWSGKFLVLERFLHQIHTQTDDKIVLISNYTQTLDLFEKLCRSKKYGFFRLDGTMTIPKRQKLVDQFNDPTGKEFIFLLSSKAGGCGINLIGANRLILFDPDWNPAADQQALARVWRDGQKKECFVYRFISTGTIEEKIFQRQANKQALSSAVVDEKEDAERHFSLDALRQLFIFNQNTLCDTHDTFKCKRCKDGRQMVKAPALLYGDASTWNHFTNSELKNNHDDLLRAETGLPEVSFAFQYISH